One genomic region from Phragmites australis chromosome 1, lpPhrAust1.1, whole genome shotgun sequence encodes:
- the LOC133886224 gene encoding vegetative cell wall protein gp1-like — protein sequence MPRHGGPARARPCTSQHGLGLPHPRPPRSAAVPPRPQPPHSVASRSSPDLPAQSPGRPAALLRPTVMPPRRPAPNLPARPPRSAPPLCCLIPSLPTPPPDRLVPDLPTLPPGRPAPPGHPASPFHRAPGLLTPSPAAPPRRQPCPPSHWANRAATVPGPTRHDTMADGPCRGPRERHAGLHGMARYSSWANWVVS from the coding sequence ATGCCtcggcacggcgggccggcacgggcacggccctgCACGAGTCAGCACGGGCTCGGCCTACCCCATCCCCGGCCTCCCCGCTCGGCCGCCGTGCCGCCCCGCCCCCAGCCTCCCCACTCCGTCGCCAGCCGCTCCTCCCCCGACCTCCCCGCCCAGTCGCCCGGCCGCCCGGCCGCCCTGCTCCGCCCCACCGTCATGCCGCCCCGTCGCCCTGCCCCCAACCTCCCCGCCCGGCCGCCCCGCTCTGCCCCACCATTGTGTTGCCTCATCCCCAGCCTCCCCACCCCGCCGCCCGATCGCCTCGTCCCCGACCTCCCCACTCTGCCGCCTGGCCGCCCCGCTCCGCCCGGCCACCCCGCTTCGCCCTTCCACCGCGCCCCCGGCCTCCTCACCCCATCGCCGGCCGCCCCGCCTCGCCGCCAGCCGTGCCCGCCGAGTCACTGGGCCAACCGTGCCGCAACAGTGCCCGGGCCGACCCGGCACGACACGATGGCagatgggccgtgccgtgggccgagggagCGGCACGCGGGCCTACACGGCATGGCCCGTTACAGTAGCTGGGCCAATTGGGTTGTGTCGTAG
- the LOC133927402 gene encoding uncharacterized protein At3g27210-like, which yields MGSCASLHKDPGLPKKLFLASPHKAKDVNGKGGGGGVAPVGDGFGDLKCKAEGEQRRAGFDPKSPDSGSKDEMFFESRAWLDSDCEDDFYSVNGDFTPSRGSTPNYQPRTQTVMTNVFLLDSVPNSKSSEPSPTGRRKLAELLQESMQNDSEDNTDVSKNEKQQLQSVAAAGKQGSESSSACSSEPPLITAARNQKEKAWYTGRCCLPSFVHSLTFESERRQKMSSEPCAV from the exons ATGGGTTCTTGCGCTTCGCTTCACAAGGACCCGGGGCTCCCCAAGAAGCTGTTTCTTGCGTCGCCCCACAAGGCGAAGGACGTGAACgggaagggcggcggcggcggtgttgCTCCGGTTGGTGATGGCTTTGGTGATCTCAAGTGCAAGGCCGAGGGGGAACAGCGGCGTGCAGGGTTTGATCCCAAGAGCCCGGATTCTG GTAGCAAGGATGAAATGTTCTTCGAATCTCGAGCTTGGTTGGATTCTGACTGTGAGGACGACTTTTACAGTGTGAATGGAG ATTTCACTCCATCTCGTGGCAGCACACCAAACTATCAACCCAGAACGCAGACAGTGATGACCAACGTCTTTCTACTGGATAGCGTGCCTAATTCCAAATCATCTGAGCCTTCTCCAACTGGACGGAGGAAGCTAGCCGAGCTCCTGCAGGAGTCGATGCAAAACGACTCCGAAGATAACACCGATGTCAGCAAGAACGAGAAGCAGCAGTTGCAATCTGTCGCCGCAGCTGGGAAGCAAGGGTCTGAATCCAGCTCCGCTTGCAGCTCGGAACCGCCGCTGATTACAGCAGCCAGGAATCAGAAAGAGAAGGCGTGGTACACCGGGCGCTGTTGCCTACCGAGCTTTGTTCATAGCCTAACCTTTGAGAGTGAGAGGAGGCAGAAGATGAGCTCTGAGCCCTGTGCTGTTTGA
- the LOC133927418 gene encoding transcription and mRNA export factor ENY2-like isoform X2 encodes MRASINRPPTPGADEEEKEKEPSLKEIINIKLVESGEKEKLMELLRERLVECGWRDEMKALCRAYARKKGRNNVTVDDLIHVITPKGRASVPDSVKAELLQRIRSFLMSSSLR; translated from the exons AT GAGGGCGTCGATTAATCGGCCGCCGACGCCGGGTGcggatgaggaggagaaggagaaggagccCTCTCTCAAAGAAATCATAAACATCAAG TTGGTAGAGAGCGGGGAGAAGGAAAAGCTCATGGAGCTCCTTCGGGAGCGGCTCGTCGAGTGCGGCTGGAGGGATGAGATGAAGGCGCTCTGCAG GGCTTAtgcaaggaagaaaggaagaaataaTGTGACAGTAGATGATCTTATTCATGTTATTACTCCTAAAGGAAGAG CATCAGTTCCTGATTCTGTGAAGGCAGAGCTCCTGCAACGTATCCGATCCTTTCTCATGTCTTCCTCACTCCGGTAG